Proteins found in one Ptychodera flava strain L36383 chromosome 3, AS_Pfla_20210202, whole genome shotgun sequence genomic segment:
- the LOC139129761 gene encoding zinc finger protein 391-like, translated as MAIESLQVDGCDVSVELPFAEANIKMKHVFLPRRGRLRKMKTFLFAGERVLTIGRGFVKSISAIYQRYQKGTLTSNDIQIIMDTFACYGHLSLWHLDVPPKYDEDEHIHSRRAASTKERFKVMRPRSSARRLREQGNREKRFFHLEKPVRKSSRREIGSGNKNLKKNVNGRLKRHKTMGKRIRLKSKEVECRGKNNSKSLKQTTVWRDSEQTNTQQAQSSKRMPHKRVERCPEFSRKTSLTKCLNIHRCPYERPFMCMECGKSFKRNYNLTIHKRTHSRKLPFTCHQCGRKFTQTSNLNTHLMTHSKTQPYTCKFCGKRFSRKGNLQRHLRIHTNEKPYKCKDCDKRFSDPGNLNKHSKVHSNERPYLCHQCGKSFKRQNNLDVHLRIHSEEYLYSCKDCDKKFKQSSNLKQHQKTHASERPNKCRVCGKTITHSGNLRKHIRSHASKKLQSCFVRVKMLTEKSSLKRHQRANTCRRKLPADAAAAGTPTSRKATRDRISSSSQKKPNRRTRKVPINVKHRPK; from the exons ATGGCCATCGAGTCTTTACAAGTGGACGGCTGTGACGTTTCTGTTGAACTTCCTTTTGCTGAAGCCAACATCAAAATGAAACACGTGTTTCTTCCCCGTCGAGGCAGACTCAGG aaaatgaaaacattcctGTTTGCAGGGGAGAGAGTCCTCACTATAGGACGTGGCTTTGTGAAATCAATCTCGGCAATCTACCAAAGGTATCAAAAAGGAACCCTCACATCAAATG ATATTCAAATCATTATGGACACATTTGCATGTTACGGTCACTTGTCATTGTGGCACTTGGATGTCCCCCCAAAATACGACGAGGACGAACATATTCACAGCCGTAGAGCAGCAAGCACTAAAGAGCGTTTTAAAGTTATGAGACCTAGATCATCGGCACGTCGTTTACGTGAACAGGGTAATCGAGAGAAAAGATTCTTCCACCTTGAGAAACCTGTGCGAAAATCATCTCGGCGTGAGATTGGCAGTGGGAACAAAAACCTTAAGAAGAATGTAAACGGTAGGCTTAAACGGCACAAAACGATGGGAAAACGTATTAGATTGAAATCCAAGGAAGTCGAATGCAGAGgtaaaaacaacagcaaatctTTGAAGCAGACCACGGTGTGGAGGGACAGTGAGCAGACGAACACTCAACAGGCACAATCGTCGAAAAGAATGCCCCACAAACGCGTTGAACGATGCCCAGAGTTTTCTCGCAAAACAAGCCTGACAAAATGTTTGAATATACATAGATGTCCTTATGAAAGACCTTTCATGTGCATGGAGTGTGGTAAATCATTCAAGCGTAATTACAATCTAACCATTCACAAACGAACACACTCAAGAAAACTTCCATTCACGTGCCATCAGTGCGGTAGGAAATTCACTCAAACCAGCAACCTAAACACCCATCTCATGACTCATTCAAAAACACAGCCTTACACATGTAAATTCTGCGGCAAACGCTTTTCTCGCAAGGGCAACTTACAACGGCATCTTCGTATCCACACAAATGAAAAACCATACAAATGTAAAGATTGTGATAAACGTTTCTCTGATCCGGGCAACTTAAACAAACACAGCAAAGTCCATTCAAACGAAAGGCCATACCTGTGCCACCAATGCGGCAAATCCTTCAAGCGTCAAAATAACCTAGACGTCCATCTCCGGATACACTCGGAAGAATATCTGTACTCTTGCAAGGACTGTGATAAGAAATTCAAACAGAGTTCGAACCTGAAGCAGCATCAGAAGACCCATGCAAGTGAACGACCAAACAAGTGCCGAGTCTGCGGGAAAACGATCACTCACAGTGGCAACCTTCGTAAACATATACGAAGCCACGCAAGCAAGAAACTTCAGTCTTGCTTTGTACGTGTGAAAATGCTTACCGAGAAAAGCAGCCTGAAGAGACATCAAAGGGCGAACACCTGTCGACGGAAACTCCCTGCCGATGCGGCAGCAGCAGGTACGCCGACAAGTAGGAAGGCAACCAGGGATCGTATCTCCTCGTCCTCTCAAAAGAAACCAAACCGTCGTACAAGGAAGGTGCCGATCAATGTGAAACATCGACCTAAGTGA